A stretch of Oryza brachyantha chromosome 4, ObraRS2, whole genome shotgun sequence DNA encodes these proteins:
- the LOC102710781 gene encoding protein SMAX1-LIKE 3-like, which yields MRAGGCTVQQALTAEAAAVVKQAVSLARRRGNAQVTPLHVASAMLAPPAGLLRAACLLSHSHPLQCKALELCFNVALNRLPASAAVASSPLLGGHGHGHGHHHHYYPPSLSNALVAAFKRAQAHQRRGSVETQQQPVLAVKIELEQLVVSILDDPSVSRVMREAGFSSTQVKANVEQAVCSTTTTTATSAPSQNPNPSSTAATSPAQEIKAKLPLLDQARDEDVTAVLDCLAATRGKRRVVVVAESTAAAEATARAAVDKVKRGEAKRHDALRGAQVVSLRVSSFREMPRDDAERRLAELRCLVKTSRGQVLVVVEDLKWAAEFWAGHAGVRRAGGYYCSLEHVVSEVRALASCGGEHGGIWLVGFGTYQTYMKCRAGQPSLESLWGLQTLAVPAGSLALSLTCAFDDSALGAGAVNQSMKASPDTDGNGPASCWPLLGSSHLVSRCCGGDCSAATHDTKASLQRSFVSSSTSLPSWLQHCRDQQESTHFTDLGKTWGSICGRPSQRMTLHFSAPVSPASSISSYEHGHHQPHHSWLLADLDAKHPWKPKREEDDEKAKSHDSGASNGSVEVECRSRFKELNAENLKLLCAALEKEVPWQKEIVPEVASAVLQCRSGIAKRRDRSRSTEAKEETWLFFLGGDAHGKERVARELASLVFGSRKSFLSIKLGASSPSASGSTEEHRSKRPRTTTSAASEAYLERLYDAVSENPHRVILMEDVEQADHCWQVGIKEAIDRGVLRSQTGEEVGVGDAIIILSCESFDARSRAGSPLTKRMKVEKEEEDKDHHTSDHDHKEIQAGASSCFDLNLDMGIDQPEGLNSCDVCLLTAVDRALLFRRQEDK from the exons aTGAGGGCCGGGGGGTGCACGGTGCAGCAGGCCctgacggcggaggcggccgccgtggtGAAGCAGGCGGTGAGCctggcgcggcggaggggcaACGCGCAGGTGACGCCGCTGCACGTGGCGAGCGCGATGCTGGCGCCGCCCGCGGGGCTCCTGCGCGCGGCGTGCCTCCTGTCGCACTCCCACCCGCTGCAGTGCAAGGCGCTGGAGCTGTGCTTCAACGTGGCGCTCAaccgcctccccgcctccgccgcggtcgcctcgtcgccgctgctcggCGGGCATGGCCACGGCCACGGGCATCACCATCACTACTACCCGCCGTCGCTCTCCAACGCGCTCGTCGCGGCGTTCAAGCGCGCGCAGGCGCACCAGCGGCGCGGGTCGGTGGAGACCCAGCAGcagccggtgctcgccgtcaAGATCGAGCTCGAGCAGCTCGTCGTCTCCATCCTCGACGACCCCAGCGTCAGCCGCGTCATGCGCGAGGCCGGGTTCTCCAGCACGCAGGTCAAGGCCAACGTGGAGCAGGCCGTGTGCAGCACCACGACCACGACGGCCACCAGCGCTCCCAGccaaaaccctaaccctagcagcaccgccgccaccagccCAGCTCAAGAGATCAAGGCCAAACTGCCACTGCTCGACCAGGCGCGCGACGAGGACGTCACCGCGGTCCTCGACTGCCTGGCGGCTACCCGGGGCAAGCGgagggtcgtcgtcgtcgccgagagcacggccgcggcggaggccacggcgcgcgcggccgtcGACAAGGTGAAGAGGGGCGAGGCGAAGAGGCACGACGCGCTGCGAGGCGCGCAGGTCGTCAGCCTCCGCGTGTCGTCGTTCCGGGAGATGCCGAGGGACGACGCGGAGCGGCGGCTCGCCGAGCTCCGGTGTCTGGTGAAGACTAGCCGAGGGCaggtgctcgtcgtcgtcgaggacCTCAAGTGGGCGGCCGAGTTCTGGGCAGGCCACGCCGGCGTGAGGCGTGCCGGCGGCTACTACTGCTCCCTCGAGCACGTCGTCAGCGAGGTGCGCGCCCTGGCGtcgtgcggcggcgagcacggcggcATCTGGCTCGTCGGGTTCGGGACGTACCAGACGTACATGAAGTGCAGGGCGGGGCAGCCGTCGCTGGAGAGCCTGTGGGGGCTCCAGACGCTCGCCGTCCCCGCCGGCAGCCTCGCGCTGAGCCTCACCTGCGCCTTCGACGACAG CGCTCTAGGCGCAGGCGCGGTCAATCAGTCCATGAAAGCGAGCCCTGACACCGATGGGAATGGGCCGGCGTCTTGCTGGCCGCTTTTGGGCAGCAGCCACCTCGTCTCCCGATGCTGCGGCGGCGATTGCTCCGCCGCGACGCATGACACCAAGGCGTCGCTGCAGCGCTCGTTCGTCTCGTCGTCGACCAGCCTCCCTTCTTGGCTTCAGCATTGCCGCGACCAGCAG GAGTCCACACATTTCACAGATCTTGGCAAGACATGGGGCTCCATATGCGGCAGGCCGTCTCAGCGGATGACGCTGCATTTCTCGGCGCCGGTGTCGCCGGCGTCCTCCATCTCCTCCTACGAGCACGGTCACCACCAGCCTCACCACTCGTGGCTTCTTGCCGACCTCGACGCCAAGCACCCATGGAAACCCAAGcgcgaggaagacgacgagaaGGCCAAGTCGCACGACTCCGGCGCCTCCAACGGCTCGGTGGAGGTGGAGTGCCGTTCCAGGTTCAAGGAGCTCAACGCCGAGAACCTCAAACTCCTATGCGCCGCGCTGGAGAAGGAGGTGCCGTGGCAGAAGGAGATCGTCCCCGAGGTGGCGAGCGCCGTCCTCCAGTGCAGGTCCGGCATCGCCAAGAGGCGGGACAGGTCGAGGTCGACGGAGGCGAAGGAGGAGACGTGGCTGTTCTTCCTCGGAGGCGACGCCCACGGCAAGGAGAGGGTCGCGCGGGAGCTCGCCAGCCTCGTCTTCGGGTCACGCAAGAGCTTCCTCTCCATCAAGCTcggcgcctcctcgccgtccgcGTCGGGCTCCACCGAGGAGCACCGGAGCAAGCGGCCACGGACGACCacctcggcggcgagcgaggccTACCTGGAGCGGCTCTACGACGCCGTCTCGGAGAACCCGCACCGCGTCATCCTCATGGAGGACGTCGAGCAGGCCGACCATTGCTGGCAAGTGGGCATCAAGGAGGCCATCGACAGAGGGGTTCTGCGGAGCCAGACCGGAGAGGAGGTCGGCGTGGGCGACGCCATCATCATCCTGAGCTGCGAGAGCTTCGACGCGAGGTCTAGAGCCGGCTCGCCGCTGACCAAGCGGATGAAGGtggagaaagaggaggaagacaaGGATCACCACACAAGTGATCATGACCACAAAGAAATCCAAGCTGGCGCCTCCTCCTGCTTCGATTTGAACCTTGACATGGGGATTGATCAACCAGAGGGGCTCAACTCCTGTGATGTCTGTCTGCTCACGGCGGTCGACAGGGCGTTGCTCTTCAGAAGGCAGGAAGACAAGTAA
- the LOC102711063 gene encoding NDR1/HIN1-like protein 1 yields MGKDKHHRDWILRRCCGSIAACILTLAVLVGFIVLVIYLAIHPSKPSFYLQDVQLRNIDLSDPAISLNLQVTIASRNPNDRVGIYYKTLHVFTTYRDEPITVPVELPAIYQGHKDVSVWSPVMSGESVPVGQYVADAMKQDISAGYVLLHVKVDGRVKWKVGSWVSGGYHLFVTCPALLAASGGNVGGAFAMSATAGGVGAGNATVSLKFAQAADCTVDV; encoded by the exons ATGGGCAAGGACAAGCACCACCGCGACTGGATCCTCCGGCGGTGCTGCGGCTCCATCGCCGCGTGCATCCTCAcgctcgccgtcctcgtcggctTCATCGTGCTCGTCATCTACCTCGCGATACACCCCTCCAAGCCTTCCTTCTACCTCCAGGACGTGCAGCTCCGGAACATCGACCTCTCCGACCCGGCGATCTCCCTCAACCTCCAG GTGACAATCGCGTCGAGGAACCCGAACGACAGGGTGGGGATCTACTACAAGACGCTGCACGTGTTCACGACATACCGGGACGAGCCGATCACGGTGCCGGTGGAGCTGCCGGCGATCTACCAGGGGCACAAGGACGTGTCGGTGTGGTCGCCGGTGATGTCCGGGGAGTCGGTGCCCGTGGGGCAGTACGTGGCCGACGCCATGAAGCAGGACATCTCCGCGGGCTACGTGCTGCTGCACGTCAAGGTGGACGGCCGCGTCAAGTGGAAGGTCGGCAGCTGGGTCTCCGGCGGGTACCACCTCTTCGTCACGTGCCccgcgctgctcgccgccagcggcggcaacgtcggcggcgcctTCGCCATGAGCgccacggccggcggcgtcggcgctggCAACGCGACCGTCTCGCTCAAGTTCGCGCAGGCGGCGGACTGCACCGTCGACGTGTGA
- the LOC102711343 gene encoding digalactosyldiacylglycerol synthase 1, chloroplastic-like, protein MGGERPPPISTGGGADGGGAFAFISKGWREVRDTASADLRQMRARADRELEHLLTSASALAGPPLPPVAAGAPIAEVEFVRKRIQPKIMELRRQYSSMVHEGGWPPKAGASLRVDLSGITAIRNAIVAEGRLVRWKGHTGDERRKEWEVVSMIRSGLKEFERRSLSSDVLGGFRGRGEFVEKFKLSLKSLNKESHESKEVLPLDLTEILAYLVRQSGPFLDQLGIRRDLCDKIAETLYSKRNGRLMYYSHSADRSLIGNESMIDELDLRIARVLESTGHHTEESFWKDPAKYKSSDNRRHVAIVTTASLPWMTGTAINPLFRAAYLARSTKQKVTLVVPWLCKSDQELVYPNNMTFSSPEEQENYIRNWLHERLGFEANFKISFYPGKFSKERRSIIPAGDTSQFISSSEADIAILEEPEHLNWYHHGKRWTDKFKHVIGVVHTNYLEYIKREKNGAFQAFLVKHINNWVTRAYCHKVLRLSAATQDLPRSVICNVHGVNPKFLKVGEKVAADRECGQQTFSKGAYFLGKMVWAKGYRELIDLLSKHKSDLEGFDIDVYGNGEDSQAVHTAARKMNLRINFFKGRDHADCSLHGYKVFINPSVSDVLCTATAEALAMGKFVICADHPSNEFFKSFPNCLTYKTSEEFVARVKEAMASEPSPLTPEQRYSLSWEAATERFMEYSELDKVLNNRNGYYGQDGKRSKMRKIPLLPKLSDVVDGGLAFAHHCLTGNEILRLATGAIPGTRDYDKQQCMDLNLLPPQVQHPVYGW, encoded by the exons ATGGGTGGAGagaggccgccgccgatcagtaccggcggcggagcggacgGCGGGGGAGCCTTCGCCTTCATCTCCAAGGGGTGGCGCGAGGTGCGGGACACGGCGAGCGCCGACCTGCGGCAGATGCGGGCGCGGGCCGACCGGGAGCTGGAGCACCTCCtcacgtcggcgtcggcgctcgcgggtccgccgctgccgccggtggCCGCGGGGGCGCCCATCGCGGAGGTGGAGTTCGTGCGGAAGCGGATCCAGCCGAAGATCATGGAGCTGCGGAGACAGTACTCGTCGATGGTGCACGAAGGGGGCTGGCCTCCCAAGGCCGGTGCCAGCCTCCGCGTCGACCTCTCGGGGATTACGGCGATCCGCAACGCCATTGTGGCCGAGGGGAGACTCGTGCGGTGGAAGGGCCACACGGGCgacgagaggaggaaggagtgGGAGGTGGTGAGTATGATACGGAGCGGGCTGAAGGAGTTCGAGCGCCGGAGTTTGTCGAGTGATGTGCTTGGTGGGTTTCGTGGCCGCGGCGAGTTTGTGGAGAAATTTAAGTTGAGCTTG AAATCTCTGAACAAAGAGTCACATGAATCCAAG GAGGTTCTCCCGCTGGATCTAACTGAAATTTTGGCATATCTGGTGCGGCAATCTGGACCATTTTTGGACCAACTAGGCATTAGAAGAG ATTTATGTGACAAAATAGCGGAGACATTGTACAGTAAGCGCAATGGCCGGCTCATGTATTATTCTCATTCAGCCGATAGATCTTTAATTGGAAATGAGAGCATGATTGATGAGCTTGATCTGAGAATAGCAAGGGTTCTAGAAAGTACAGGCCATCACACAGAGGAAAGTTTTTGGAAGGATCCTGCAAAGTACAAGAGCTCAGACAACCGACGGCATGTTGCAATTGTCACAACAGCAAGCCTTCCATGGATGACTGGTACAGCAATCAATCCATTGTTCCGTGCGGCATATCTAGCAAGAAGTACAAAACAGAAGGTGACACTGGTGGTTCCTTGGCTCTGTAAGTCAGATCAAGAGCTAGTTTACCCGAATAATATGACCTTCAGTTCACCAGAAGAgcaagaaaattatataaggAATTGGCTACATGAAAGACTTGGTTTTGAAGCAAATTTCAAGATATCGTTTTATCCTGGCAAG TTCTCTAAGGAGAGACGCAGTATTATTCCTGCTGGAGATACTTCACAATTCATTTCCTCGAGTGAAGCTGATATAGCAATTTTGGAAGAACCAGAGCATCTCAACTGGTATCATCATGGAAAGCGTTGGACAGACAagtttaaacatgtcattggTGTAGTTCACACAAATTACCTAGAGTATatcaagagagagaagaatggTGCTTTTCAAGCTTTCCTTGTTAAGCATATCAACAACTGGGTGACTAGGGCATACTGTCATAAG GTTTTACGTCTTTCTGCAGCAACTCAAGATCTACCCAGGTCCGTTATCTGCAATGTCCATGGTGTAAATCCAAAGTTTCTCAAGGTTGGTGAAAAAGTAGCAGCTGATAGAGAGTGTGGACAGCAAACCTTTTCAAAGGGAGCATATTTTCTTGGGAAGATGGTTTGGGCTAAAGGATACAGAGAACTCATAGATTTGTTATCCAAACACAAAAGTGACTTGGAGGGTTTTGATATAGATGTATACGGGAATGGTGAGGACTCACAAGCAGTGCATACGGCTGCTAGGAAAATGAATTTGCGCATCAACTTTTTCAAAGGAAGGGACCATGCAGATTGTTCACTTCATGG GTACAAGGTTTTCATTAATCCAAGTGTCAGTGACGTCTTATGCACAGCAACAGCTGAGGCTCTTGCAATGGGGAAATTTGTTATCTGTGCAGATCATCCATCAAACGAATTTTTCAAGTCATTCCCCAACTGCTTAACATATAAAACTTCTGAAGAATTTGTTGCCCGAGTGAAAGAGGCCATGGCTAGTGAACCTTCACCTTTGACCCCTGAACAAAGGTACAGTTTGTCCTGGGAGGCAGCAACTGAGAGATTCATGGAGTACTCAGAGCTTGATAAAGTTCTGAATAACAGAAATGGTTATTATGGACAAGATGGGAAGAGAAGTAAAATGAGAAAGATACCTTTACTTCCCAAACTATCAGACGTTGTGGATGGGGGACTGGCCTTTGCTCATCACTGTTTGACTGGCAATGAGATCCTCAGACTAGCGACAGGAGCAATTCCTGGTACACGTGACTATGATAAACAGCAATGCATGGATTTGAATCTATTGCCTCCCCAAGTTCAACACCCTGTATATGGCTGGTGA